A window from Primulina huaijiensis isolate GDHJ02 chromosome 11, ASM1229523v2, whole genome shotgun sequence encodes these proteins:
- the LOC140987625 gene encoding uncharacterized protein isoform X1 translates to MGKTGRDWTQIYAIYGVDDWQTPLFLLVHAMCFSVLSVVFLFYFEPICHFLQHFFPGPASSRFAAGFTGSVTALSAVCLFFAAGNFFYSAVSLHWDMSQRIVSSVSDWSSVKHALDLGCGRGILLNAVAMQLKKSGSSGRVVGLNPARTQTRSNTVNPTRTLKTAGLEGVQEYVTCSRPGDPRTLPFSDNYFDVVVSAAFVHRVGKEFGAKSAAAAAERMRVLCEAVRVLKPGGVGVVWDLVHVPEYVQRLSELKMEDIRVSDRVTAFMVNSHIVSFRKPSQHFVGSGEVRLDWRFNGLC, encoded by the exons atggGGAAAACAGGGAGAGATTGGACGCAGATCTACGCGATCTACGGTGTGGATGACTGGCAGACCCCATTATTCCTTCTCGTTCATGCCATGTGCTTCTCTGTTCTCTCGGTTGTGTTCCTTTTCTACTTTGAACCTATTTGCCATTTCCTGCAACACTTTTTCCCGGGCCCTGCTTCGAGTCGCTTCGCCGCAGGTTTCACCGGCTCAGTCACAGCGCTCTCCGCCGTGTGTCTCTTTTTTGCCGCCGGTAACTTCTTCTACTCCGCCGTGTCCCTCCACTGGGACATGTCCCAACGCATCGTGTCCTCTGTCTCGGATTGGTCCTCCGTCAAGCACGCGCTTGACCTCGGCTGTGGCCGGGGCATCCTCCTCAACGCCGTCGCTATGCAGCTCAAGAAATCCGGGTCCTCCGGCCGCGTTGTTGGGCTCAATCCAGCCCGAACCCAGACCCGCAGCAACACCGTCAATCCGACACGCACCCTGAAAACCGCCGGCCTCGAGGGCGTCCAAGAGTACGTCACTTGCAG CAGGCCAGGCGACCCAAGGACGCTACCCTTCAGCGACAACTACTTCGATGTGGTGGTGTCGGCAGCTTTCGTACACAGGGTGGGTAAAGAGTTCGGGGCCAAGTCTGCTGCTGCGGCGGCGGAGCGAATGCGGGTGTTGTGTGAGGCGGTGAGGGTACTGAAGCCCGGCGGCGTAGGGGTTGTGTGGGACCTGGTGCATGTGCCGGAGTACGTGCAGCGGCTGAGTGAGCTGAAGATGGAGGATATTCGGGTCTCAGATCGGGTCACCGCGTTCATGGTCAACAGCCATATCGTCTCCTTCCGGAAACCCAGTCAGCATTTTGTGGGGTCCGGTGAAGTGAGATTAGATTGGAGATTCAACGGTCTTTGTTGA
- the LOC140987625 gene encoding uncharacterized protein isoform X2 — protein MGKTGRDWTQIYAIYGVDDWQTPLFLLVHAMCFSVLSVVFLFYFEPICHFLQHFFPGPASSRFAAGFTGSVTALSAVCLFFAAGNFFYSAVSLHWDMSQRIVSSVSDWSSVKHALDLGCGRGILLNAVAMQLKKSGSSGRVVGLNPARTQTRSNTVNPTRTLKTAGLEGVQEYVTCRPGDPRTLPFSDNYFDVVVSAAFVHRVGKEFGAKSAAAAAERMRVLCEAVRVLKPGGVGVVWDLVHVPEYVQRLSELKMEDIRVSDRVTAFMVNSHIVSFRKPSQHFVGSGEVRLDWRFNGLC, from the exons atggGGAAAACAGGGAGAGATTGGACGCAGATCTACGCGATCTACGGTGTGGATGACTGGCAGACCCCATTATTCCTTCTCGTTCATGCCATGTGCTTCTCTGTTCTCTCGGTTGTGTTCCTTTTCTACTTTGAACCTATTTGCCATTTCCTGCAACACTTTTTCCCGGGCCCTGCTTCGAGTCGCTTCGCCGCAGGTTTCACCGGCTCAGTCACAGCGCTCTCCGCCGTGTGTCTCTTTTTTGCCGCCGGTAACTTCTTCTACTCCGCCGTGTCCCTCCACTGGGACATGTCCCAACGCATCGTGTCCTCTGTCTCGGATTGGTCCTCCGTCAAGCACGCGCTTGACCTCGGCTGTGGCCGGGGCATCCTCCTCAACGCCGTCGCTATGCAGCTCAAGAAATCCGGGTCCTCCGGCCGCGTTGTTGGGCTCAATCCAGCCCGAACCCAGACCCGCAGCAACACCGTCAATCCGACACGCACCCTGAAAACCGCCGGCCTCGAGGGCGTCCAAGAGTACGTCACTTGCAG GCCAGGCGACCCAAGGACGCTACCCTTCAGCGACAACTACTTCGATGTGGTGGTGTCGGCAGCTTTCGTACACAGGGTGGGTAAAGAGTTCGGGGCCAAGTCTGCTGCTGCGGCGGCGGAGCGAATGCGGGTGTTGTGTGAGGCGGTGAGGGTACTGAAGCCCGGCGGCGTAGGGGTTGTGTGGGACCTGGTGCATGTGCCGGAGTACGTGCAGCGGCTGAGTGAGCTGAAGATGGAGGATATTCGGGTCTCAGATCGGGTCACCGCGTTCATGGTCAACAGCCATATCGTCTCCTTCCGGAAACCCAGTCAGCATTTTGTGGGGTCCGGTGAAGTGAGATTAGATTGGAGATTCAACGGTCTTTGTTGA